One Anaerobranca gottschalkii DSM 13577 DNA window includes the following coding sequences:
- a CDS encoding sensor histidine kinase yields MLERKPLKSQFVITFILIVISSIIATIATYYAGYVIYTKIEYKKVYPANYYEKKIPDIEGYIRKEGVILLNESEKQLLEKIIPSEGILFQVMDENGNMIYGTDYKKLLNGKENLYSKVNTTIRIDGRYTRIIPVFDSQGKISGAVSLSYTLTPHYPSISDKIMLVPLFILIVFSPFIYIVIFTLFFSKKFAANIGKPVNTLIDASRKIKEKDLDFSIDYYADNELGRLCEAFNEMKNELKKSLSQWKAEQERQEMVQALAHDLKTPLSVIQGYVESLLEGNYVDTQKTQKYLQVIKDNANKGTNFIREMLYAADLEMSGAELNIAPVDIYSFLMQKKESYEMMTKNKKIDFKVDVTYRNQAEITCPIDVVKLERILDNIVSNSICNTPENGTITINADITCDNICFKVCDTGRGFSSKNLSNLFKKFYRGDESRSSKDGHAGLGLYIAKRLVEMHGGSIVAFNAKHGGACIKFDLHFLK; encoded by the coding sequence ATGTTGGAAAGAAAGCCTCTGAAATCACAATTTGTAATAACGTTTATTTTAATTGTCATATCAAGCATAATAGCTACAATAGCTACGTATTATGCGGGGTATGTTATTTATACAAAAATTGAATATAAAAAAGTATATCCGGCCAACTACTATGAAAAGAAAATTCCAGATATTGAAGGCTATATCAGAAAAGAAGGTGTAATTCTTTTAAACGAGAGCGAAAAACAACTTCTTGAGAAAATAATTCCTTCAGAAGGTATATTGTTTCAAGTTATGGATGAAAATGGCAATATGATATATGGAACAGATTATAAAAAACTTTTAAATGGCAAAGAGAATTTATATAGTAAAGTGAATACTACCATTAGAATAGATGGAAGATATACAAGAATCATCCCGGTATTCGATTCTCAAGGGAAAATAAGCGGAGCAGTTTCATTATCATATACACTAACACCTCATTATCCAAGCATATCAGATAAAATAATGCTGGTACCATTATTTATTTTAATTGTTTTTTCCCCGTTTATTTATATAGTAATCTTTACATTGTTTTTTTCAAAGAAATTTGCTGCTAATATAGGTAAGCCGGTTAATACGCTTATTGATGCATCAAGAAAGATAAAGGAGAAGGATCTTGATTTTAGTATAGATTATTATGCCGATAATGAGCTTGGAAGACTTTGTGAAGCATTTAATGAAATGAAAAACGAACTTAAAAAGTCTTTATCACAGTGGAAAGCAGAGCAGGAAAGACAGGAAATGGTTCAGGCTCTGGCCCATGACCTAAAAACACCTCTTTCTGTAATACAGGGCTACGTTGAATCACTTCTGGAAGGCAATTATGTTGATACTCAAAAGACCCAAAAATATTTGCAAGTAATAAAAGATAATGCAAATAAGGGAACCAACTTTATTAGGGAAATGCTTTACGCCGCAGACCTTGAGATGTCTGGCGCAGAACTTAATATCGCTCCAGTGGATATATACTCTTTTTTAATGCAGAAAAAAGAAAGTTATGAGATGATGACAAAAAATAAAAAGATAGATTTTAAGGTTGATGTAACATATAGAAATCAGGCTGAAATAACATGTCCTATTGATGTTGTAAAACTTGAGCGTATTCTTGACAATATCGTTTCGAACAGCATCTGTAATACGCCGGAAAATGGTACAATAACAATTAATGCGGATATTACCTGTGATAATATTTGTTTTAAAGTATGTGATACAGGAAGGGGATTTAGTAGTAAAAATCTATCAAATCTATTTAAGAAATTTTACAGGGGAGATGAGTCACGTTCTTCCAAAGATGGTCATGCAGGGCTGGGACTTTATATTGCAAAAAGACTGGTAGAAATGCATGGCGGAAGTATTGTTGCCTTTAATGCAAAACATGGTGGTGCATGTATTAAATTCGATTTACATTTTCTAAAATAA
- a CDS encoding lantibiotic immunity ABC transporter MutG family permease subunit, whose protein sequence is MKILISEWIKTKRTPIRWLAFLTPVIFAALIIWYFSLKAIMIDIQISIFQVFFEAWTALVIPFGAGLISGLMIHQEELAGSCNGFLGSKLPRRDLYLGKLSILILLASASTLLAVLVLLLGLSFILNMYISWPIFIIAAIMAMIGTLPLLAFHLWISFAWGMGASIGIGGGGVLIAALMATSLGNKIWQFVPWAWPVRLAGLAGAYLLYLPGMKLPPEIISSGFIADQAIKGLIPTAVLFVSLLVGGLIWFKRWEGRKISD, encoded by the coding sequence ATGAAGATATTAATATCAGAATGGATTAAGACAAAGCGCACGCCTATAAGATGGCTTGCGTTTTTAACACCTGTGATTTTTGCAGCACTTATTATATGGTATTTTTCATTAAAGGCAATAATGATAGACATTCAAATTTCAATATTTCAGGTATTTTTTGAAGCATGGACCGCACTGGTTATCCCATTTGGTGCAGGTTTAATATCAGGATTAATGATACATCAGGAGGAACTTGCCGGTAGTTGCAACGGCTTTCTCGGAAGCAAACTGCCGCGCAGGGATTTATACCTTGGAAAACTATCAATACTTATTTTGTTGGCATCGGCAAGTACTTTACTTGCAGTATTAGTGCTATTATTAGGATTAAGCTTTATATTAAATATGTATATATCCTGGCCGATTTTTATTATAGCAGCTATAATGGCTATGATAGGAACCCTTCCACTGTTGGCATTCCATTTATGGATAAGTTTCGCATGGGGAATGGGTGCATCAATTGGTATTGGTGGCGGTGGTGTTCTAATAGCTGCTTTGATGGCAACAAGTCTGGGCAATAAGATCTGGCAATTTGTACCGTGGGCATGGCCAGTTCGTTTAGCAGGGTTAGCAGGAGCATATTTATTATATTTGCCTGGCATGAAATTACCACCCGAAATCATATCTTCAGGTTTTATCGCAGATCAAGCTATAAAGGGTCTTATTCCAACTGCAGTACTTTTTGTTAGTTTACTGGTTGGAGGTTTGATTTGGTTTAAAAGATGGGAGGGTAGAAAAATATCTGATTAA
- a CDS encoding response regulator transcription factor produces the protein MNKILIIDDEEDLVILLKDSLESRGHIVLAAYDGENGIRKAQEQPDIIILDIMMPGVDGYEVCRKIRDAVLCPIIFLSAKQSETDKLKSLALGGDDYLIKPFSLNELLARIDAHLRREKRAIFLNNLNKRVLINFGRLSVDLKSRQVKINDNIISLTKREFEILELLLMHPGQVFSKEQIYEKVWGYDAEGDSSTVTEHVKNIRAKIAEFDCDTEYISTVWGIGYRFNKIM, from the coding sequence ATGAATAAGATTCTTATCATTGATGATGAGGAAGACTTAGTTATTCTATTAAAAGATTCTCTTGAGAGCAGAGGTCATATTGTATTAGCAGCATATGACGGTGAAAACGGTATTAGAAAAGCCCAAGAACAGCCGGACATCATTATTCTTGACATTATGATGCCTGGCGTTGATGGGTATGAAGTCTGTAGAAAAATAAGAGATGCAGTTCTTTGCCCGATCATATTTTTGAGTGCAAAACAGTCGGAAACCGATAAGCTAAAAAGCCTTGCCTTAGGAGGCGATGATTATTTAATAAAGCCTTTTAGCCTTAATGAACTGCTCGCGAGAATAGATGCACATTTAAGGAGAGAGAAAAGGGCTATCTTCCTTAATAACTTAAACAAGAGAGTGTTGATTAACTTTGGCAGACTGTCGGTTGATTTAAAATCAAGACAGGTTAAGATTAATGATAATATCATATCTCTTACTAAACGAGAATTTGAAATTTTAGAACTGCTTTTAATGCATCCGGGTCAGGTGTTTTCAAAAGAACAGATTTATGAGAAGGTTTGGGGATATGACGCAGAAGGAGATTCTTCAACTGTGACTGAGCATGTGAAAAACATAAGAGCAAAGATAGCTGAATTTGATTGCGATACAGAGTATATATCGACGGTATGGGGTATCGGCTATCGATTTAACAAAATAATGTAA
- a CDS encoding transposase, translating into MNNKNKFTDDYKKEIVKLITELGKKTTDVARDIGVIPTTIRRWVKQYSL; encoded by the coding sequence ATGAACAATAAAAATAAATTTACTGATGATTATAAGAAAGAAATAGTGAAACTTATTACCGAATTAGGGAAAAAAACAACTGATGTAGCTAGAGATATTGGTGTTATCCCTACAACTATCAGAAGATGGGTAAAACAATATAGTCTA